The Daucus carota subsp. sativus chromosome 7, DH1 v3.0, whole genome shotgun sequence genome window below encodes:
- the LOC108192382 gene encoding AP2-like ethylene-responsive transcription factor PLT2, whose translation MYIYVAYLPFHLSLFQQVQIELHLRCLGRILIDWSLKKNRPRKSNMNSNNWLSFPFSPSNPSLQTHLSSSTDQSQQFSLGLVSENDDSPFQHQEWNMMSGQVSSEVPKVADFLGVSKSENQSSDLAVYNNEFHANESDYLFTNHNLLQLPNPLAVAPPDHSYDIPENASNLQSLTLSMGSGNKQCETIGENSESTAIVPVDATPRRTLDTFGQRTSIYRGVTRHRWTGRYEAHLWDNSCRREGQSRKGRQVYLGGYDKEEKAARAYDMAALKYWGTSTTTNFPITNYEKELDDMKNMTRQEFVASIRRKSSGFSRGASMYRGVTRHHQHGRWQARIGRVAGNKDLYLGTFSTEEEAAEAYDIAAIKFRGLNAVTNFDMNRYDVKSILESNSLPIGGGAAKRLKEAQAIESSRKREEMIALGSAFQYGSSSSGTVLPLQAYHSLMQQPYHDPNPQPLLTLQNPEISQYSTQEHQFNQSYIQTQLQLHQQSAVDSYNNSQLYNSYLQNNPSYLHGFMNMGSSSSVLDNNGSSSNGSYSTGGYLGHSTAGNGSGGVGGSSTEELGMVKVDYDMPSGSYNTAGWSGDSSVQGSNPGVFSMWND comes from the exons atgtatatatatgtagcatATCTACCGTTCCACCTCTCCCTCTTCCAACAAGTGCAGATTGAACTCCATCTTCGTTGTTTAGG GAGGATTTTGATTGATTGGTCATTAAAAAAGAATCGTCCGAGGAAATCAAATATGAATTCCAACAACTGGCTATCGTTTCCATTTTCTCCTTCGAATCCTTCTTTGCAAACTCACTTAAGTTCGTCAACTGATCAGTCTCAACAATTTTCACTAGGGTTAGTCAGTGAGAATGATGACAGCCCTTTTCAACATCAAG AATGGAACATGATGAGCGGTCAAGTGAGTAGTGAAGTACCAAAAGTTGCCGATTTTCTTGGCGTGAGCAAATCAGAAAACCAGTCGTCAGATCTAGCCGTGTACAACAACGAATTTCATGCAAATGAATCTGACTATCTATTCACCAACCACAACTTACTACAGCTCCCAAACCCCTTGGCAGTCGCTCCTCCGGATCATTCCTACGATATTCCCGAAAACGCAAGCAATTTACAGTCACTAACATTGTCCATGGGAAGTGGCAATAAGCAATGCGAAACCATTGGAGAAAATAGCGAAAGCACTGCCATCGTTCCCGTTGATGCTACCCCTAGAAGAACCCTGGATACATTTGGTCAAAGAACATCAATCTATCGCGGTGTCACTAG GCATAGATGGACGGGTAGATATGAAGCTCATCTATGGGATAATAGTTGTAGAAGGGAAGGTCAATCAAGAAAAGGTCGCCAAG TTTACTTGG GTGGGTATGACAAAGAAGAGAAAGCAGCTAGGGCTTATGACATGGCTGCACTCAAATACTGGGGAACCTCTACAACCACAAACTTTCCA ATTACTAACTACGAAAAGGAacttgatgatatgaaaaacaTGACCAGGCAAGAATTTGTGGCTTCCATACGAAG GAAGAGTAGTGGATTTTCCAGGGGTGCATCCATGTACCGTGGTGTAACAAG GCATCATCAGCATGGAAGATGGCAAGCAAGGATCGGCAGAGTTGCAGGAAACAAGGATCTCTACTTGGGAACTTTCA GTACTGAGGAAGAAGCAGCAGAGGCTTACGACATCGCAGCCATAAAGTTCAGAGGACTCAATGCAGTAACCAATTTTGACATGAACCGCTATGATGTAAAGAGCATCCTGGAAAGCAACTCTTTGCCTATAGGAGGTGGAGCTGCCAAACGCTTAAAAGAAGCCCAGGCAATCGAATCATCACGAAAACGGGAGGAAATGATAGCCCTTGGATCAGCTTTTCAATATGGCAGCTCAAGTTCGGGCACAGTTCTTCCACTACAAGCCTATCACTCTCTGATGCAACAACCTTATCATGATCCCAATCCCCAGCCTCTGCTAACCTTGCAAAACCCCGAAATTTCGCAGTACTCTACTCAGGAGCATCAATTCAACCAGAGCTACATTCAAACACAGCTACAGCTGCACCAACAATCTGCGGTTGATTCTTACAATAACTCTCAGCTCTACAACAGTTACCTTCAGAACAATCCATCGTATTTGCACGGGTTCATGAACATGGGCTCATCATCATCTGTGTTGGATAATAATGGGAGTTCCAGTAATGGGAGTTATAGTACTGGAGGCTATTTAGGTCACTCGACAGCAGGTAATGGCAGCGGTGGGGTCGGAGGTTCATCTACTGAGGAGCTGGGGATGGTTAAGGTGGATTATGACATGCCATCAGGGAGTTACAATACAGCAGGATGGTCCGGGGACTCGTCGGTCCAGGGATCGAATCCTGGTGTGTTTTCAATGTGGAATGACTGA